The Caldalkalibacillus thermarum genome includes the window TTCACCCCTTGGCGCAGGTAAAAGGTATAACTGAGGCCGTCCTCAGAGATGTCCCAGTCATGGGCCAGCCCCGGTTTTACCTCGAAGGAATCAGGTTCAAACTCCACCAGGGTTTCAAAGATTTGCTTGGTGACCCGTGACGACTCCCCATCGGTGACACTGGCAAAATCAAGGCTGACCGAATCTCCCCCACGGGCGAAAATTAGGGTTTGCTCTCCCCGGGGTTCCTCTGCGGTTTCTTCCTGTTCATCTGCATCAGCACCGGGATCTGCCGGGGCTGACGTATCTTGGCCGCCACAAGCCGCCAAAACAAGTGCAAGTGAGAGCAGAAGCACAACAAAGTTAAAAAATTTTCTTGGCATGCTGTTTCCCCCTTTATATGTAGAACTTTTTATATCATCACGTGGCTTGGTGTGTCTCCGGATAGAGGTGACAAGCCACGAAATGACCGTTGCCATCGTTTAAAAGTGACGGACGCTGTTCCTTGCAAATCTCCATCGCCTGCGGGCAGCGGGTGTGGAAGGCGCAACCGCTTGGCGGATTAGCCGGACTGGGGACATCCCCCTTTAAAATAATCCGTTCTTGTTTATAGTCCGGGTCCACCACAGGCACAGCTGAAAGCAAAGCCTGGGTATAAGGGTGTTTGGGATTGTCATACAAAGCATCAGTTGGAGCCAGTTCAACCAGGCGTCCCAGATACATGACTCCTACGCGGTCAGAAATGTGCCGCACCACACTCAAGTCATGGGAAATAAAGATATAAGTCAGATCAAATTTTTGTTGCAAATCTTTTAACAAATTAAGCACCTGGGCCTGGATGGACACATCCAGCGCCGAGACTGGTTCATCCGCTATAATCAGCTTGGGGTTGATCGCCAGGGCACGGGCAATGCCGATCCGCTGTCTCTGTCCCCCGCTAAACTGATGGGGATAACGCTTGGCATGGTAACTGGAAAGCCCCACAACTTCTAAAAGTTCATAAACCCGCTCCCGCTGTTCTTTGCGGGTGCCAATTCCATGCACCCTGAGCGGTGCGCTGATAATTTTCTCCACGGTATGACGCGGATCAAGGGAGGCATACGGGTCTTGGAACACCATCTGCATATCCCGCCTCACCCGCCGCATCTCTTTGAAACTTAGTTTGGTTATGTCATGATTGGCAAATATAATCTGGCCGCTTGTCGGTTCAATCAGGCGTAAAATGACCCGGCCTGTGGTCGACTTTCCGCAACCGCTCTCCCCGACCAGGCTTAACACTTCCCCTTTGTATACCGTAAACGACACATCATCAACGGCTTTCACTTCCCCGATCTTACGTCCGAAAATTCCCCCTGTGATGTCAAAATACTTTTTGAGATGGCGCACCTCCAGCAAGGTTTCAGCCAACTTGTGCCCCTCCTTCCCGTTCGTACAATAAACACCGGCAACGGTGTCCAGGGCTCATCTCTAACAGTTCTGGATCTTGTAGATAACAAGCGTCAAAAACAAATTCACAGCGGGGGGCAAAGCGGCATCCTTGCTTGATGGTGCCCGGTTTGGGAACCTGACCGGGGATAGAATACAGACGCTCTGCCTTTTGGTGCAACTTGGGCAAAGACTTGATCAGTCCTTGTGTATAGGGATGTTTGGGATTTTTTAATATAGTTCGCACATCCCCTTCTTCAATGATTTGCCCACTGTACATGACAATGACCCGGTCACAAATATCTGCCACAACACCCAAATCATGAGTAATCAGCATAATCGCTGTCCCTTTTTCCTTATTTAGTGTTTTCATAAGATCCAAGATCTGGGCTTGAATGGTCACATCCAGGGCAGTGGTAGGTTCATCAGCGATGAGCAGGAGCGGCTCACAGGACATGGCCATGGCAATCATCACCCGCTGCCGCATCCCCCCTGACAGTTGGTGGGGGTAGGCATCCACAATTTGCTCCGGCCGGGGGATACCCACGCTCCTAATCATGTCTATAGCCATTTCCCTGGCCTTTTGTTTGCTTACTTTTTTATGTATCCTGATCGCCTCGCTCACCTGGCGGCCAATCGTAAACACAGGATTCAGCGACGTCATTGGTTCCTGAAAGATCATGGCGATATCATTGCCCCGTATGGACCGCATGCGCTTCTCTTTGACCTTGACCAAGTCCTCGTTGTTAAACAGGATTTCACCGCCCACAATTTTCCCGGGAGGATCGGGCACGAGCCTCATAATGGACAACGAGGTGACACTTTTGCCGCAGCCAGACTCTCCCACGATCCCTAAAACTTCCCCTTTGTTTATATGGAAACTGACGTTGTCTACGGCAGGAATTTCTCCATCATCCGTATAAAAATGGGTTCGCAGATTTTTTACTTCCAAGATGGGCTGTGTCACGTGCTTCCTCCTTCCTGCGCTTCACCATGCTTATTCAACTATCCATACATTGTCCAGATAAGGCGGACTGTTACTATATATACGACATAAGGCCTAGCAAATCCTCTTTTTTTTATAAAAAATTTAATGTTTTTTATTAAACATGTAATTTTAGGAATTTAAATTAATAAATAAAAATCAGTAATTGAATAACCCCGCCATATGGACGGGGTCTTCTTAATACCGGTCTCACTTTACGACGGTAATCTCACCCAGGGGCAGCAAACAGACGCGGAGGTTGTTCCGAGACATTCACCGGGGCGGCATGCGCAATGCACCGTCCAGACGGATGGTCTCTCCGTTTAACATGGGGTTCTCCACAATGCTTTGCACCAGGCGGGCATATTCCTCCGGATAACCTAATCTGGACGGAAATGGAACAGAGGCCCCCAACGCCTTCCGTGCTTCTTCGGGCAAAGAAGCAAACAAAGGTGTGTCAAACAGCCCGGGGGCAATGGTCATCACCCGGATGCCGTACCTGGCCAGTTCCCTGGCAATGGGCAGGGTCATCCCCACGACCCCGCCCTTAGAAGCGCTGTAGGCGGCCTGCCCAATCTGTCCCTCAAAGGCGGCCACGGAAGCCGTGTTGATAATCACCCCCCGTTCACCGTCTTCAGTGGGAGTATTGTCAACCATCTTCTCCGCTGCCAGGCGAATCACGTTAAATGTCCCGATCAGATTGACTTGGATGACTTTACTGAATGAAGCGAGGCTGTGCGTCTTGTTTTTGCTTAATACTTTCTCGGCAATGCCAATACCGGCGCAGTTGACAGCGATGTGTATGGCCCCAAAAGTCTCAAGGGACTGTTGGAGGGCCTTTTGCACATCCGCTTCACTGGTGACATCCGTTTGAATAAACAGCGCACCCTCCCCCAACGCCTCACTCAATTGCTTTCCTTTTTCGGCGGCTAAATCTAAGATAACGGCTTTTCCACCTAGAGCGACAATTTTTTTGACTGTCGCTTCACCCAACCCGGATGCTCCCCCGGTAACAACAGCGACCTTTTCCCGAATATTCATGACTTTCCTCCTTGCCCAGTGGATATTCTATTCCGATTATTCTCATTCATGTATATGTTAGCTAATCCAAACGCTCAATGATAGTCGCATTGGCCATCCCGTGACCTTCACACATTGTTTGCAGCCCGTAACGGCCGCCAGTACGCTCCAGTTCATGCATCATGGTTGTCATCAACCGGGCCCCAGAGGCGCCGAGCGGATGGCCCAACGCGATAGCGCCGCCATTGGGGTTCAATTTGTGTGGATCAGCTCCCGTTTCAGCCAGCCAGGCCAAGGGAACCGGAGCAAAGGCCTCATTGACTTCAAACACATCAATATCATCCAAACTTAAACCTGCCTTCCGCAGCACCTTCTCAGTAGCCGGTATAGGCCCGGTTAACATTAAAGTCGGATCTGAACCCACAACCACCCGGGCCAGGATGCGAAAACGTGGCCTCAAGCCAAGTTTTTCCGCCTTCTCCCTGGACATCAAGAGAAGAGCTGCAGCACCGTCGCTGATTTGACTGGCGTTGCCTGCATGAATGACCCCGTCTTCCTTAAACGAAGGTTTAAGCTGGGACAGTTTTTCCAGTGAGGTATCCTCTCTGGGCCCTTCATCTTGGGTAACCATGGTTTTTGTCCCGTCAGGAAGGGTGACCTCAACAGGCATAATTTCACGTTCAAAACGGCCTTCTTTTTGGGCTTGCACCGCCTTGTGATGGCTTTCTAAAGCGAATTCATCCAGCTGCTCGCGGCTGAAGCCCCATTTTTTTGCAATTCTCTCGGCTGACAATCCTTGGTGAATCATTTCATAGCGGGAGGTCAGTTTTTCACTCCACCCGGCCCCCTGCAGGTTGGAGAACATGGGGACCCGGGACATGCTTTCCACACCGGCGGCAACGACCACATCCATATCACCGCTTAAGATGGCCTGGGCAGCAAAATGAACGGCCTGTTGGCTGCTGCCACACTGGCGGTCTATCGTGGTGCCGGGAACCTCAACCGGATAACCGGCAATTAAAGCAGCCACCCGTCCAATGTCTGCCGCTTGTTCTCCCACTTGGGAGACGCAACCCATAATCACATCATCAATGATTTCAGGTGAAATCCCCGCCCGGGCAACCAATTCTTTTAATGCTTCTGCAGCAAGTTCATCAGGACGGATCTGGCTTAAAGCGCCGTTCCGTCTGCCAATAGGGGTGCGGACTGCTTCTACGATAACAGCTTCACGCATGGCCATCTTCCTTTCTTTTAATTAAGTGATAAACCTATCCATCTATCACCTTGTCCTGCCTGAGTTGTGCGATCTCATCACTGGAATAACCCAGTTCAGCTAACAGTTCTGCCGTGTGCTCACCCCGTTTGGGAGCCAAAGTGCGGATCGCCCCTGCCGTCTCCGACAGTTTAATGGGGATCCCCAGCTGTTTCACTAAACCTAACTCCGGATGTTCAACCTCCACAATCATTTCACGATGATTCACTTGCGGATCTTTTAGTGCTTCTTCTAGATTTTTTACAGGGGTAACGCAAGCCTCCTTCCCTTGGAACCGCTTCAACCATTCTGCTTGCGTCCGGCTCTTGATGATCTCAGCAATGTCTGCTTTCATTTGCTCCTGTTCTTCCTGGGGTGCATGAAGCCGTGAAACATACTCCGGCCGTCCGATTTCTTCACAAAAAACCTGCCAAAATTTATGTTCTAAGGCACCCACAGCCAGAAAGCGCTGATCCGCTGTTTCATACACTTGATAACAAGCCAATCCCCCTGACAAGGGCAATTGGCCGCGCCAGGGCAGCGTTTTGGAGGCCAGAAAAGCTGGCAGGCTGGTCTCTAGCCAGGAAAGCACCCCATCCATCATAGAGACATCAATAAACTGCCCCCGCCCGGTCTTTTGCCGTGCCTGAAGCGCCAACAAAATGCCTACTGCGGCCATTAATGCGCCTCCGTCGATATCAGCAATCTGAACCGCAGGGATGACCGGCTTGCCTTCCCGTTCTCCTTGCAGGTCTAATAAACCTGTAAAACTTAAATAGTTAATATCGTGACCGGGCAAATGAGCATAGGGTCCAGACTGGCCATAGCCGGTAATGGCGCAATAGATAAGCCTGGGATTAATAGCTTTTAAAGTTTCATAGCCTAAGCCCAACCGTTCCATCACACCTGGCCGAAAAGATTCCACAAGCACATCAGCCGATTTCACCAACTCCAAAAAAATGGCTCTGCCCCGTTCATCCTTCAAATTCAAACTGAGGCTTTTTTTATTCCTGTTTAAGGAAAAAAACATGGCACTCTCTGTACCTAACTTGGGTTCATACAGACGGGCATAATCTCCCAGCCCAGGCTCTTCTATTTTAATCACTTCTGCACCGAAGTCCGCTAAAAGCATGGTGCAGTAGGGACCTGGCAACAACCTGCTTAAATCCAATACTCTCAAAGAATGTAAAGGAAAGTTCATTTTGTCCCCTCTTTACCGATGATTTTCAACAACAAAAACAATGGCCCCAAAATCGGGGCCGTGCTGTTAATGTTAAATATCTAATTCACCTAACCGGACCAATTCAACAACAGCCTGGGAGCGACCTTTGACGCCAAGCTTCTGCATGACATTTGAAATATGATTGCGGACCGTTTTTTCACTGATAAACAGCTGGTCTGCAATCTCCTTGGTCGTCTTGTCTTGTACCAGTAGTTCAAACACTTCTCGTTCTCGGTTGGTCAGCAATGGCTTACCGTGTTGCTCTTTCCCCTTCAATAAGCACCCCTCCTTGCACGGGTTCAAAAATACAAGGCAAAGGTTACAGTCAAGTTATTTTATGACTGGGGAAAAAGTGTGGTGCTTGAGGGGTGAGAATTTAGGCCTGCGCCTACAGTATATGCAGGCAGGAAGGGGTGAGTGAGCATCTAAACGGCCGTTGAATGGACACCCCGATAGATAACACTTCTCCGGTTTATTCAATTGTCGTCAACACCCACCATACTGTTAACTGGCCACTCTTTGGGGCATCGTTAACAACTTGGGTAATCTCGGCCAAAAAACGTTTGGCGGGTAAACATGGCGAACCACCTCTAGGGCACCAAAATCAGTTTCCCGGTGGTTTTCCTTCCTTTCATCAACGCTTGTACTTTGGCTGCTTCCTCCAGCGCATAGACGCCTCCTATGATCAATTTAAGCTGTCCCTGCTGGACATAGGACAACAGTTCTTTCAAACTTTGCCGGTATAAATCCTGCTTTCTCATGATTTGGGGCAGGAAGAAACCAGTCACGGTATAATTTTGGGCCATCAATTTGACAGGATTAAACTTCGGCGCTTCCTGGCTGGCCAAGCCGTAAATCACCAGGCGGCCAAAGGGAGCCAAAATAGATAAGGTTTTGTGAAAAACAGAACCACCCACCATTTCCAAAGCCACATCCACACCCTGGTTCTCTGTCAGCTCCAGCACTTTTTGCTCCCACCCATCCCTGGTGTAATCAACGGCAGCATCGGCCCCTAGATCGAGCGCGATTTGCCGTTTTTCTTCTGAGCTGGCGGTGGCAATCACCTGGCCGGCGCCAAACAGCTTCGCCAATTGCACGGCCAAGGTGCCCACGCCGCCCGCCGCAGCATGGACCAGGACCCGTTCTCCCTGTTGCAGCTGCCCAGATGTTTTTAAAACATGATAAGCGGTTAAACCTTGCACCAAAAGGGCGACGGCCTGGCGATCATCCACACCCTCGGGAATGGGTACCAGTGAACGTTCATCAGCCAGGGTATACTCGGCATAGCCTGTGGCTCTTTTGGAGCCTAACAAGGTGACCACCCGCTGGCCCACCTTGACTTGCTCCACTTCATCGCCTACCTCACAAACCACACCGGCCACCTCAGAGCCGGGTACATAGGGTAAGGGGGTAGGCACCACATACTGCCCCTCCCGGCGGGCAATATCGGCAAAATTGACACCGATTGCCTTAATTTCAATTAGCACTTCTTTTCCCTTTGGTTGCGGGCGTTTCAGTTCGACCAGTTCCAGTACTTCCGGTCCGCCAAACTGTTTAAATTGAATGGCTTTCACGATCCTTCTCTCCCTTCCATATCAAAGCATGTTGTTTAGCTGACCAACCAGCCGCCATCCACCAGCAAATCGGACCCGGTCATATAGGAGGCTTCGCTTGATGCAGCAAAGGCAATCACATTGGCAATTTCTTCAGGTTTGCCTACCCGCCTTAAGGCGGTGTGCCGCTTAATGGCCTGTACAAATTTGTCGTTCTGTAATCCAAACGTGTTTTCGACGTAAGCAGCGAGGCCTTTCACATCGGTTTCCCGGGTCACGTCAGCCGCAAACACATGAGCCTGTGGGCCTATCTCCTCAGCAACAGACGCCAGTTTTGCTTCTGTGCGCCCCACCAACACCACCTGGGCGCCATCGGTTGCCAGCCGCTTGGCTGTCGCCGCTCCAATGCCACTTCCAGCTCCCGTGACCACAGCAATGAGATCCTGAAAACGTTGCATGCTCTCCCTCCTATTCCGTCACATATTTTTCAGCGTCCAACACTCTGGAGGCAATCTCTCTTTTTCTTTGCAATGTTTGTTCAAAACGGTATTTGCCTATTTCTCTTTGAAACAGTTTGATATATAGCGCTTGACGCTCTCCCGTTGTCAACGCGCAGGCCAGCCGGCGGGCAATCAACTCACTTTCCAACAGGACATCTTCAGCACAGGCACGGGCCAGTTCTGCTTTCAATCCTTGCCCTCCTGCTTTCTTGGCTCGCAGCACCGCCGACTCTGCCGCATACAAGTTAATTGCCAGCTCCGACAACTTCATTAACACTTCCTGTTCTTCCTGTAACTTGTCGCCCAAGGTTTGCAAGGCCAATCCGGCGCCAACCAGGAAAAGGCGTCTTAAACTTAAGATCATCTCTTGTTCCTGAGCCAACGGTCCCTCAACCGGCAACTGTGGTTGATGCAATTCCTGCACAGCCTGTTCAATGGCCCCTTGCAAATCCAGTTTGCCTTTTTTGGACCTGCGGAGCAGGAAGCCTGGCACAATCAGGCGGTTAATTTCGTTGGTACCTTCAAAGATACGTTGAATACGGGCATCTCTGTACATCTGCTCAACGGCATACTCTTGCATAAAGCCGTATCCCCCATGGAGCTGCAAGGCCTCATCCACCACTTGGTCCAGGGTTTCGGAGCCAACCACCTTGCAGATGGCACACTCGATGGCAAACTCACTCAATCCCTCGATCACCTTGTTTTGATCCGTTTCCTCATATAAATCTCCCAATGCTTCCTCCAGCAAACCGCCGGTCCGGTATTGTAACGACTCCGAAGCATAGATGCGGATGGCCATATTGGCCAGCTTCTCTTGGGTGGCGGTAAAGGCAGACAAGGGACGCTTAAACTGGTAGCGCTCTTTCGTATATTTCACAGCCACTTCCAGGGCTTTTTTGGCTCCCCCGGTGCAGGCAAAACCCAGGTTGTAACGCCCCAGGTTAAGCACGGTAAAGGCAATCAGGTGGCCCCGTCCCACTTCACCCAACACATTCTCAACGGGGACCGGGCAATTTTCCAGAATAACGGAACGAGTAGAGGACCCTTTAATCCCCATCTTTTTTTCTTCCAGGCCTAAGGACAGTCCGGGAAAGTCTTTCTCCACAATAAAGGCAGTAAACTTTTCCCCATCCACCTTGGCATAGACGATAAACGTGTCGGCAAAGCCGGCATTGGTAATCCATTGCTTGGTCCCGTTTAACACATAATGGGTCCCGGCATCATTCAGGACAGCCGTCGTTTTGGCACCCAGGGCGTCTG containing:
- a CDS encoding ABC transporter ATP-binding protein, which encodes MAETLLEVRHLKKYFDITGGIFGRKIGEVKAVDDVSFTVYKGEVLSLVGESGCGKSTTGRVILRLIEPTSGQIIFANHDITKLSFKEMRRVRRDMQMVFQDPYASLDPRHTVEKIISAPLRVHGIGTRKEQRERVYELLEVVGLSSYHAKRYPHQFSGGQRQRIGIARALAINPKLIIADEPVSALDVSIQAQVLNLLKDLQQKFDLTYIFISHDLSVVRHISDRVGVMYLGRLVELAPTDALYDNPKHPYTQALLSAVPVVDPDYKQERIILKGDVPSPANPPSGCAFHTRCPQAMEICKEQRPSLLNDGNGHFVACHLYPETHQAT
- a CDS encoding ABC transporter ATP-binding protein: MTQPILEVKNLRTHFYTDDGEIPAVDNVSFHINKGEVLGIVGESGCGKSVTSLSIMRLVPDPPGKIVGGEILFNNEDLVKVKEKRMRSIRGNDIAMIFQEPMTSLNPVFTIGRQVSEAIRIHKKVSKQKAREMAIDMIRSVGIPRPEQIVDAYPHQLSGGMRQRVMIAMAMSCEPLLLIADEPTTALDVTIQAQILDLMKTLNKEKGTAIMLITHDLGVVADICDRVIVMYSGQIIEEGDVRTILKNPKHPYTQGLIKSLPKLHQKAERLYSIPGQVPKPGTIKQGCRFAPRCEFVFDACYLQDPELLEMSPGHRCRCLLYEREGGAQVG
- a CDS encoding 3-hydroxyacyl-CoA dehydrogenase encodes the protein MNIREKVAVVTGGASGLGEATVKKIVALGGKAVILDLAAEKGKQLSEALGEGALFIQTDVTSEADVQKALQQSLETFGAIHIAVNCAGIGIAEKVLSKNKTHSLASFSKVIQVNLIGTFNVIRLAAEKMVDNTPTEDGERGVIINTASVAAFEGQIGQAAYSASKGGVVGMTLPIARELARYGIRVMTIAPGLFDTPLFASLPEEARKALGASVPFPSRLGYPEEYARLVQSIVENPMLNGETIRLDGALRMPPR
- a CDS encoding thiolase family protein; the protein is MREAVIVEAVRTPIGRRNGALSQIRPDELAAEALKELVARAGISPEIIDDVIMGCVSQVGEQAADIGRVAALIAGYPVEVPGTTIDRQCGSSQQAVHFAAQAILSGDMDVVVAAGVESMSRVPMFSNLQGAGWSEKLTSRYEMIHQGLSAERIAKKWGFSREQLDEFALESHHKAVQAQKEGRFEREIMPVEVTLPDGTKTMVTQDEGPREDTSLEKLSQLKPSFKEDGVIHAGNASQISDGAAALLLMSREKAEKLGLRPRFRILARVVVGSDPTLMLTGPIPATEKVLRKAGLSLDDIDVFEVNEAFAPVPLAWLAETGADPHKLNPNGGAIALGHPLGASGARLMTTMMHELERTGGRYGLQTMCEGHGMANATIIERLD
- a CDS encoding CaiB/BaiF CoA transferase family protein → MNFPLHSLRVLDLSRLLPGPYCTMLLADFGAEVIKIEEPGLGDYARLYEPKLGTESAMFFSLNRNKKSLSLNLKDERGRAIFLELVKSADVLVESFRPGVMERLGLGYETLKAINPRLIYCAITGYGQSGPYAHLPGHDINYLSFTGLLDLQGEREGKPVIPAVQIADIDGGALMAAVGILLALQARQKTGRGQFIDVSMMDGVLSWLETSLPAFLASKTLPWRGQLPLSGGLACYQVYETADQRFLAVGALEHKFWQVFCEEIGRPEYVSRLHAPQEEQEQMKADIAEIIKSRTQAEWLKRFQGKEACVTPVKNLEEALKDPQVNHREMIVEVEHPELGLVKQLGIPIKLSETAGAIRTLAPKRGEHTAELLAELGYSSDEIAQLRQDKVIDG
- a CDS encoding helix-turn-helix domain-containing protein, which codes for MKGKEQHGKPLLTNREREVFELLVQDKTTKEIADQLFISEKTVRNHISNVMQKLGVKGRSQAVVELVRLGELDI
- a CDS encoding quinone oxidoreductase family protein, coding for MKAIQFKQFGGPEVLELVELKRPQPKGKEVLIEIKAIGVNFADIARREGQYVVPTPLPYVPGSEVAGVVCEVGDEVEQVKVGQRVVTLLGSKRATGYAEYTLADERSLVPIPEGVDDRQAVALLVQGLTAYHVLKTSGQLQQGERVLVHAAAGGVGTLAVQLAKLFGAGQVIATASSEEKRQIALDLGADAAVDYTRDGWEQKVLELTENQGVDVALEMVGGSVFHKTLSILAPFGRLVIYGLASQEAPKFNPVKLMAQNYTVTGFFLPQIMRKQDLYRQSLKELLSYVQQGQLKLIIGGVYALEEAAKVQALMKGRKTTGKLILVP
- a CDS encoding SDR family NAD(P)-dependent oxidoreductase, with product MQRFQDLIAVVTGAGSGIGAATAKRLATDGAQVVLVGRTEAKLASVAEEIGPQAHVFAADVTRETDVKGLAAYVENTFGLQNDKFVQAIKRHTALRRVGKPEEIANVIAFAASSEASYMTGSDLLVDGGWLVS
- a CDS encoding acyl-CoA dehydrogenase family protein — protein: METTGQRTGGEFLVSQVEADAVFTPEDLTEEQKMIVATAKDFVEGEVNPHSEEIENQDFELTVRLLRKAGELGLLAHSIPEAYGGLGLDKVTKGIVGEALGGSGSYGVAHSNHTCIATLPITYFGTEEQKRRYLPKLASGEYLGAYCLTEPSSGSDALGAKTTAVLNDAGTHYVLNGTKQWITNAGFADTFIVYAKVDGEKFTAFIVEKDFPGLSLGLEEKKMGIKGSSTRSVILENCPVPVENVLGEVGRGHLIAFTVLNLGRYNLGFACTGGAKKALEVAVKYTKERYQFKRPLSAFTATQEKLANMAIRIYASESLQYRTGGLLEEALGDLYEETDQNKVIEGLSEFAIECAICKVVGSETLDQVVDEALQLHGGYGFMQEYAVEQMYRDARIQRIFEGTNEINRLIVPGFLLRRSKKGKLDLQGAIEQAVQELHQPQLPVEGPLAQEQEMILSLRRLFLVGAGLALQTLGDKLQEEQEVLMKLSELAINLYAAESAVLRAKKAGGQGLKAELARACAEDVLLESELIARRLACALTTGERQALYIKLFQREIGKYRFEQTLQRKREIASRVLDAEKYVTE